Proteins encoded in a region of the Flammeovirga yaeyamensis genome:
- a CDS encoding tetratricopeptide repeat protein, with protein MISNIDFVIAQKVDTSFPKEEIDTYLGSLLSPSPNEKTYSYPKNRLYSDNLLLIKGLVEIKKGNYWRAYWDLKKSYQSSIKKIEIDSTDIISKLNAAIISIAISEVPNEYHWLRNFLGFSPLDFALQEKYISEAKNNPSEYISLQAYLTEILKTSFLLKEREQSFQLAEEIKKKFPDNKYVKVALGWIYIKIHYPELSIQELIDLPEDIKWFGYYDYVLGTAYYYAEEYQKANIHFNTYLHHYSTDYVKDIYYKKLIMDWFSKENKSFNEDLKDSVLNEGGTYMNLDRYALNFVSNPPYPNQWITKSRILFDGGKYDRSLEVLQQVTIDTLPQVDKLEYYYRLGRSNQAINDTTLAIKCYLEVLKFEGDKPKVYYPANAALNLGILYEGLNDKHNAVRYYQKALNYPKHPYKNSIDAESKRRLNTLNASK; from the coding sequence TTGATTTCTAACATTGATTTTGTCATTGCCCAAAAGGTGGATACCTCATTTCCTAAAGAAGAGATTGATACTTATTTAGGTAGTCTATTATCCCCTTCTCCTAATGAAAAAACATATTCTTATCCGAAAAATCGGTTGTATTCAGATAATCTTCTTCTGATTAAAGGGTTAGTGGAAATCAAAAAAGGAAATTACTGGAGGGCTTATTGGGACTTAAAAAAGAGCTATCAATCCTCAATAAAGAAAATTGAGATCGATTCGACAGATATCATTTCGAAATTAAATGCAGCCATCATTTCTATTGCAATAAGTGAAGTGCCCAACGAGTATCATTGGCTCAGAAATTTCTTAGGTTTTAGTCCTTTGGATTTTGCTTTACAAGAAAAATATATCAGTGAAGCCAAAAACAATCCTTCTGAATATATAAGTTTACAAGCTTACCTCACCGAAATTTTAAAAACATCTTTCCTTTTAAAAGAAAGAGAACAATCGTTTCAACTCGCTGAAGAAATTAAAAAGAAATTTCCTGATAATAAGTATGTAAAGGTGGCTTTAGGGTGGATCTACATAAAAATTCATTATCCTGAATTATCTATTCAAGAATTAATTGATTTACCTGAAGATATCAAATGGTTTGGGTATTATGATTATGTGTTGGGAACTGCTTATTATTATGCTGAAGAATATCAAAAAGCTAATATACATTTCAATACCTACTTGCATCACTATTCAACTGATTATGTAAAGGATATTTATTACAAAAAGCTCATCATGGATTGGTTTTCAAAAGAGAATAAATCATTTAATGAAGATTTAAAAGATAGTGTCTTAAATGAAGGAGGAACCTACATGAATCTGGATAGATATGCTTTGAATTTTGTAAGCAATCCCCCCTATCCAAATCAATGGATTACGAAGTCAAGAATACTCTTTGACGGTGGAAAATATGATCGATCGTTAGAGGTTCTTCAGCAGGTAACAATAGATACATTACCTCAAGTAGACAAATTAGAATATTATTATCGTTTAGGTCGATCAAATCAGGCAATAAATGATACAACTTTAGCAATAAAATGTTATCTTGAGGTGCTAAAATTTGAAGGAGATAAACCAAAGGTCTATTATCCAGCAAATGCAGCTTTAAATCTAGGTATTCTTTATGAAGGCTTAAATGATAAACACAATGCTGTAAGATATTATCAGAAAGCTTTAAACTATCCTAAACATCCTTACAAAAACAGTATAGATGCGGAATCCAAAAGAAGATTAAACACCTTGAATGCAAGCAAGTAA
- a CDS encoding lysophospholipid acyltransferase family protein encodes MSQHKGWKKVKYELIYWAVIFFLKVANLIPRKLLMWKFSMLGGFAYHVMPGTRNLSIKHLKYAYGDELSEKEAKSITKRVFKNLGKNFTDIIRYPSMSSVEDIKEIMEISGEEHLKNALDKGKGVVFLTCHRGAFDMVGYYINLNDYPCIAIGAKLHDDKLNELVVNNRRSNRNGRADFVERTDPRGSIKMFKMLKDGGMAFLLIDQDTNKVQNTFVDFFGKPAATPIGAAMLALKADAAVIPAAVKLQENGKHILEIREEIPLVRTGDNQKDIKVNTQNMSLALEKFIREAPDQWVWFHERWKTKPEEDVSNS; translated from the coding sequence ATGAGTCAACACAAAGGTTGGAAAAAAGTAAAATATGAGCTCATCTATTGGGCCGTGATCTTCTTTTTAAAAGTGGCGAATCTAATTCCAAGAAAACTTTTGATGTGGAAGTTTTCTATGTTGGGTGGCTTTGCCTATCATGTAATGCCTGGCACAAGAAATTTATCCATTAAGCATTTAAAATATGCTTATGGTGATGAATTATCAGAAAAAGAAGCTAAATCAATTACTAAAAGGGTTTTTAAAAATCTTGGTAAAAATTTTACGGATATTATCCGCTACCCTTCTATGAGTTCTGTTGAGGATATCAAAGAAATTATGGAAATCAGTGGTGAAGAACATCTTAAAAATGCTTTGGATAAAGGAAAAGGAGTTGTCTTCTTAACTTGTCATAGAGGTGCATTTGATATGGTGGGATATTATATCAACCTTAACGATTATCCTTGTATTGCGATTGGTGCCAAACTTCATGATGACAAATTAAACGAATTGGTAGTTAACAATAGAAGAAGCAATCGAAACGGACGTGCTGATTTTGTAGAAAGAACAGATCCTAGAGGTTCCATCAAGATGTTCAAAATGTTGAAAGATGGAGGAATGGCTTTTCTATTAATTGATCAGGATACCAATAAAGTTCAGAATACTTTTGTTGATTTCTTTGGCAAACCTGCTGCCACTCCAATTGGTGCAGCAATGTTAGCATTAAAGGCAGATGCTGCTGTAATTCCTGCAGCTGTAAAACTTCAAGAAAATGGTAAACATATTCTTGAAATCAGAGAAGAAATTCCTTTGGTTAGAACAGGTGATAATCAAAAAGACATTAAAGTAAATACCCAAAATATGTCATTGGCTTTAGAGAAATTTATCCGCGAAGCGCCAGATCAATGGGTGTGGTTTCACGAAAGATGGAAAACAAAACCTGAAGAAGATGTAAGTAATAGCTAA
- a CDS encoding PorP/SprF family type IX secretion system membrane protein, translated as MRPDFKNYCSYLIILISVLAYGKTFAQDTQFSQYYATPLYLNPALTGSTGETRAIVNYRNQWVGLPAGIQSFIASFDHNFKYKRFSLGAIIKNDNYGVNEGTPLKHSSFTASGSYTIPINKYTGLNVGLQVGYGQNKLDIAALVFNDQLDSFGFTGGATNEPFIHSQRSYADVNSGVMLYGEKYWVGIGYYHMNRPNISFIGERNFLPSRITIEGGYMIPLEYKGHRTHIPDYKRKSMTLAVHYQSQGKNDQLSIGGYFHYQPLLIGVWYRGLPLIKSAEKDNAVNHDAIVLLTGVKIGNLNFGYSYDITMSDLPQQHANSHEISLQYTFNLYKDYRKKPKRKPMDLPCPSPIL; from the coding sequence ATGAGACCTGATTTTAAAAACTATTGCAGCTATCTGATAATACTTATAAGCGTATTAGCCTATGGCAAAACATTTGCACAAGACACCCAATTTTCTCAATACTATGCTACTCCTCTCTATTTAAATCCTGCCCTAACAGGTAGTACCGGAGAAACCCGTGCTATTGTCAATTATAGAAATCAATGGGTTGGATTACCGGCAGGGATTCAGTCTTTCATCGCTTCTTTCGATCATAATTTCAAATATAAACGGTTTTCACTTGGAGCAATTATTAAAAATGATAACTACGGTGTAAACGAAGGAACTCCATTAAAACATTCCTCATTTACTGCATCAGGTTCATATACTATTCCTATCAATAAATACACAGGACTTAATGTGGGCTTGCAAGTAGGCTATGGTCAAAATAAACTTGATATTGCTGCTTTGGTATTCAATGATCAACTTGATTCCTTTGGTTTTACAGGTGGAGCCACCAATGAACCCTTTATTCATTCTCAAAGATCTTATGCAGATGTAAATTCTGGAGTGATGCTTTATGGTGAAAAATATTGGGTAGGTATTGGTTATTATCATATGAATAGACCTAATATTTCATTTATAGGTGAACGTAATTTTCTTCCATCAAGAATCACAATAGAAGGTGGGTATATGATACCGCTTGAATACAAAGGACATCGTACGCATATTCCTGATTACAAAAGAAAATCTATGACCCTTGCGGTACATTACCAATCACAAGGCAAAAACGATCAATTAAGTATTGGAGGTTATTTCCATTATCAACCATTACTTATAGGTGTTTGGTATCGTGGTCTTCCTTTAATCAAATCAGCAGAAAAAGACAATGCGGTAAATCACGATGCTATTGTACTGCTAACAGGTGTGAAAATTGGTAATCTAAACTTTGGATATAGCTACGATATCACCATGTCTGACCTACCACAACAGCATGCTAATTCACATGAAATAAGTCTTCAATATACATTTAATCTGTACAAGGACTATAGAAAAAAACCAAAACGTAAACCTATGGATTTACCTTGTCCATCCCCTATTCTATAA
- a CDS encoding OmpA family protein, which produces MQKKFLLGLNFLLITLTAFSQGVSSNPMILKLSGYDMIYSEEKPDEIEFPMSDVDIIPLAGNKTFATFKYQSAGKHPNNQQILQTYFDKVRSLRGKPLYKGDNYGSFQIKSNTKKFWCVIETHEGGESYTVTIIGQDKIQEAETAQEMLELLKSQGSMDLYFQFATGSATLSKASQQTVDELAKLLKKYAPKLKLSIEGHTDNVGSVSANKKLSLDRAISVKKQLIRKGIDPSRLETVGWGSERPLESNDTEKGRTKNRRVSIKALN; this is translated from the coding sequence ATGCAAAAGAAATTCTTATTGGGATTAAATTTTTTATTGATAACATTAACAGCATTCTCACAAGGTGTATCTTCTAACCCCATGATTTTAAAATTAAGTGGTTATGATATGATTTATAGCGAAGAAAAGCCGGATGAAATTGAATTTCCAATGAGTGATGTAGATATAATTCCATTGGCAGGTAATAAAACTTTTGCAACTTTTAAATATCAGTCTGCAGGGAAACATCCTAACAATCAACAAATTTTACAGACATATTTTGATAAGGTTAGATCTTTAAGAGGTAAGCCATTATACAAAGGAGATAATTACGGTTCTTTTCAAATTAAATCCAATACTAAAAAGTTTTGGTGTGTTATAGAAACACATGAAGGAGGAGAATCATACACAGTGACTATCATCGGTCAAGATAAGATACAAGAAGCTGAAACTGCTCAAGAGATGTTGGAGTTGTTGAAATCCCAAGGTTCTATGGATTTATACTTCCAATTTGCAACTGGTAGTGCTACATTATCAAAAGCTTCTCAGCAAACAGTAGACGAATTAGCTAAATTATTGAAGAAATATGCTCCAAAGCTTAAATTGAGTATAGAAGGACACACCGATAATGTGGGTAGTGTTTCAGCCAATAAAAAGCTATCTTTAGATAGAGCAATTTCAGTAAAGAAACAATTGATACGAAAAGGTATTGATCCATCAAGGTTAGAAACTGTGGGATGGGGATCTGAAAGGCCGTTAGAGTCTAACGATACAGAAAAGGGTCGAACAAAAAACCGACGAGTTTCGATAAAAGCATTAAACTAG
- the gyrB gene encoding DNA topoisomerase (ATP-hydrolyzing) subunit B — MEEKKDNYSAGNIQILEGLEAVRKRPAMYIGDIGIKGLHHLIWEVVDNSIDEAMAGYCTDIYVTVNEDNSITVKDNGRGIPTDMHPKEKKSALEVVMTVLHAGGKFDKDTYKVSGGLHGVGVSCVNALSKDLKVTVHRAGKIFQQEYKTGIPQYDVKQIGETDITGTIVQFWPDLSIFTHGVYNYDTIATRLRELAYLNAGIKIHFKDLRQKDEEGEYIQETFFSEGGLSEYVMYLDSTRTSLLPDPIFMEGEKANIQVQVAMTYNTSYSENVFSYVNNINTYEGGTHVAGFRRSLTRTLKSYADQTGLLDKVKVDISGDDFREGLTSIISVKVPEPQFEGQTKTKLGNSEVAGAVDSAVTETLKTFLEEHPKEAKNIVQKVITAAQARHAARKAREMVQRKNVLTGTGLPGKLSDCTEKDPAACELYLVEGDSAGGSAKQGRDRMFQAILPLKGKILNVEKAQEHKIYDNEEIKNIITALGVRFGTENDEKELNLEKLRYHKIIIMTDADVDGSHIRTLILTLFFRYMKPLIEQGYLYIAQPPFYLVKKGKQEKYCWSEEDRIRAIQEFGGDEGKVNVQRYKGLGEMNPEQLWHTTMDPEFRSMSRVDIESAAEADHLFSMLMGDEVAPRRDFIERNARYAKVDV; from the coding sequence ATGGAAGAAAAAAAAGACAATTATTCAGCCGGTAATATCCAGATCCTTGAAGGTTTGGAAGCTGTTCGTAAAAGACCAGCCATGTATATTGGAGACATTGGTATTAAGGGTTTACATCACCTTATTTGGGAGGTTGTAGATAACTCTATTGATGAAGCCATGGCTGGCTATTGTACAGATATTTATGTTACTGTAAACGAAGACAATTCAATCACTGTAAAAGATAACGGTCGTGGTATCCCTACGGATATGCACCCTAAAGAGAAAAAATCTGCTTTAGAGGTTGTAATGACTGTACTTCACGCTGGTGGTAAATTCGATAAAGATACATACAAAGTATCAGGTGGTCTTCACGGTGTGGGTGTATCATGTGTGAACGCCTTATCTAAAGATCTTAAAGTTACAGTACATCGTGCAGGGAAGATATTCCAACAAGAATATAAAACAGGTATTCCTCAATATGACGTAAAACAAATTGGCGAAACAGACATTACTGGTACAATCGTACAATTCTGGCCTGATTTGAGCATCTTTACTCATGGGGTTTACAATTACGATACAATTGCTACTCGTTTAAGAGAATTGGCTTACTTAAATGCAGGTATTAAAATTCACTTTAAAGATCTACGTCAAAAAGATGAAGAAGGTGAATATATTCAAGAAACTTTCTTCTCAGAAGGTGGCTTGAGTGAATATGTAATGTACTTAGATAGCACTAGAACTTCTCTTCTACCTGATCCTATTTTCATGGAAGGAGAAAAGGCGAATATCCAAGTTCAAGTAGCAATGACTTACAATACTTCGTATTCTGAAAATGTGTTCTCTTATGTGAACAACATTAATACATACGAAGGTGGTACTCACGTTGCTGGTTTCAGAAGATCATTGACAAGAACATTAAAGTCTTATGCTGATCAAACTGGCTTACTAGATAAAGTTAAAGTAGATATCTCTGGTGATGACTTCAGAGAAGGTCTTACATCAATTATCTCAGTTAAAGTTCCTGAACCTCAATTTGAAGGTCAAACAAAAACAAAATTAGGTAACTCTGAGGTTGCTGGTGCTGTAGATTCTGCAGTGACTGAAACTCTAAAAACTTTCTTAGAGGAGCATCCAAAAGAGGCTAAAAATATTGTACAAAAAGTTATTACTGCTGCACAAGCTCGTCATGCTGCAAGAAAAGCAAGAGAAATGGTGCAACGTAAAAACGTTCTTACAGGAACTGGTTTACCTGGTAAACTCTCTGATTGTACTGAAAAAGATCCCGCAGCTTGTGAACTATACCTAGTGGAGGGTGACTCAGCAGGTGGTTCTGCTAAGCAAGGTCGTGATCGTATGTTCCAAGCGATTCTTCCATTGAAAGGTAAAATCCTTAACGTGGAAAAAGCACAAGAGCATAAGATCTATGACAACGAAGAGATCAAAAACATTATCACTGCTCTTGGTGTGCGTTTCGGTACTGAGAACGATGAGAAAGAATTGAATCTTGAAAAACTTCGTTATCACAAAATTATCATCATGACCGATGCCGACGTCGATGGTTCACACATTAGAACATTGATTCTTACTTTGTTCTTCCGTTACATGAAACCATTGATCGAGCAAGGTTACCTTTACATTGCACAACCTCCATTCTACTTAGTGAAGAAAGGTAAGCAAGAAAAGTACTGTTGGTCAGAAGAAGATAGAATTAGAGCAATCCAAGAATTCGGTGGCGATGAAGGTAAAGTAAACGTTCAACGTTATAAGGGTCTTGGTGAAATGAACCCAGAACAGTTATGGCACACAACTATGGATCCTGAATTCCGTAGTATGAGTAGAGTAGATATTGAATCTGCTGCCGAAGCTGATCACCTATTCTCTATGTTGATGGGTGATGAGGTTGCTCCAAGGAGAGACTTTATCGAAAGAAACGCACGCTACGCTAAAGTAGACGTTTAA